From the Thermoanaerobaculia bacterium genome, the window GCGTCGCGGGAGTAGGTGACCTCTTCCTTGCAATGAGGGCAGAGACGCCGGACGAGCCGCTGGGCGAGGACGCAGTTCAGGGCCGAGACGAAGTTGTACAGGTCGACCTTCATGTTCAGGAACCGCCCGATCACGTCGACGACGTTGTTCGCGTGCACCGTCGTGAAGACGAGGTGGCCGGTCAGCGCCGACTGCACGGCGATCTGGGCGGTCTCCTCGTCGCGGATCTCGCCGACCATGATCTTGTCCGGGTCGTGGCGGAGGATCGACCGCAGCCCGCGGGCGAACGTCAGCCCTTTCTTCTCGTTGACCGGGATCTGCGTGATTCCCTTCAACTGGTACTCGACCGGGTCCTCGATCGTGACGATCTTGTCCTCGACCGACTGGATCTCCGAGAGGCACGCGTAGAGCGTCGTCGTCTTTCCCGACCCGGTCGGCCCGGTGACGAGCACCATCCCGTAGGGCTCGCGGATGAACTTGCGGAGGCGTTTCTTCGTCGGCTCGTCGAGACCGACGACGTCGAGCGAGAGGGTCCGGAACTCCTCGTTGGCGGACTCCTTGTCGAGGATTCGGATCACCGCGTCCTCGCCGTGGACGGTCGGCATGATCGAGACGCGGAAGTCGATCGTGCGGCCGCGCACGCGGAGCTTGAAGCGGCCGTCCTGGGGGATCCGCTTCTCGGCGATGTCGAGCTCCGACATCACCTTGATGCGCGAGATGATCGTCCCGTGGTGGCGCTTGTCGATCGGGTCCATCGCCTGGTAGAGGACGCCGTCGATCCGGTACTTGATGACGACGAGCGCCTCCTGCGTCTCGATGTGGACGTCGGAGGCGCGGCGCTGAATCGCGTTGAAGATGATCGAGTCGACGAGCTTGATGATCGGCGAGGAGTCCTGGGTGATCGAGTCGATCGTCAGGGTCTCTTCGCCGTCCTCGTTCTCGGAGACGAGCTGGAGTCGGAAATCCTCCGTCGCCTCGTCGAGCACGCGCTGCGACGACTCGCTCTTCTGCAGGATCTCGGCGATCGCCGCCCGGCTCCCGACCTTGCGCTTCAAGGGCAGTCCGACGAGCATCTCGAGCTCGTCGAACCGCACGACGTCGGAGGGGTCGGCGGCGATGATCGTCATCGAGCGGTCGCTCCGGGCCTCCGGCACGAACTCGTACTTGAGCATCCATTCGACCGGCACGGAGCGGAAGAGCTCCGGGTTGACGCGGAACGACAGGAGGTCGACGTAGGGAAGCCCGAGCTTCCCGGCGAGCGCGATCGCGCGCTCCTCCTCTTCCTGGGGCGACATCGCCTTGATCGGGGGTACGAGGGGGTCCTTGCGAGCCGACATCCTCCTAACCTTTCATAGTCGACAGGATCGTGAAAAGCGGCAAATACACCGCCATCAGGATCGTCGCGATCACGATGCCCATGAAGACGAGCACCGCGGGCTCGACGAACGAGATCACGCGCGCGAGCTGCGCGTCGATCTCCTCGTCGTAGAACTCCGAGGCCGAGTTCAGCATTTCCTCGAGCGCGCCCGAGGACTCTCCGACCTTCACCATCTCGATGGTGAGGTTGGTCATCATCCGCGTGTCCTCGAGCGCGCGCCAGAGCTCGCCTCCCTCTCGGACGCGGGGGACGGTCTGGGCGATCTTCTTCGAAACGAAGCGGTTGCCGACCGCCTCGGACGCGGTTTCGAGCGCCGGAACGAGCGGAGTGCCGCCCGAAAGCAGAGTCGCGAGCGAGCGGGTGAACTGGGTGATCGAGAATCGCCGGAAGATCCCGCCCACGAACCAGAGCTTCAGGAGCTGCGCGTGGAAGAACTCGCGCCCCCGTTCGGAGCGGCCGTAGCGGGTCAGCACCAGGACGAGGATCGCGAGGCCCGAGACGATCCACACGATGTTCGCCCGGAGCGCGGTCGCCGTGCCGACGACCAGACGCGTCAGGAGCGGCAGCTCCGAGCCGAACTCCGAGAAGAACTCGGTGAACCGCGGAATGACGAACGTCATCAGGATCGAGATCAGGCCGATCGAGACGGCGATCAGGATCGCGGGGTAGATCAGGGTGCTGACGACCTTGCGCTGGAGCGCGACGATCGTCCTCTGGTACTTCAGGTACCGCCGGAGCACCGGCTCGAGCTCTCCGGCTTTCTCGCCGGCCTTGAGCGAGGTCGGATAGAGCCGCGGAAAGATGTCTCCCTGCGCGGCGAAGGCTTCCGAAAGCGAGGCGCCCGACGTGATCCGGTCGCGGACGTCCGTCAAGACCTCCTTCCACACCGGGTTCTGCTGCCGCTCGAGCAGCAGCTCGATCGACCGCAGGATGGGGAGGCCGGCCTTCAGCAGCGCGACGAGCTCCTGGTTGAAGACCAGGAAGTGCGACATCTTGATCCGCCGGCGGCGGCGGAGCCGGAACCCGAGCGCGGCGGAGCGTTCCTTGATTTCGAAGACGTGCGCGCCGCGGCGCTCGAGCTCGATCCTCGCGGCGGAGCGGTCGGGCGAGATGATCGACTCTTCGGCGACCCCCCCGTCCGGCCAGCCGATCCGCGCGACGAATTCCGGCACTAGTGTTTCTCCGCGGCCGCGATACCCGCGGTCCCCTTGTCGGCGCCCGGCCGGGGATTCTCCTGGACGAGGAGGATCAGGAGCAGCGCCTTCTTCGACGCCTCTTCCTTCGAAGCCCCGAGAACGAGCGTCTGATTCAGGCCGACGTTCAACGTCGTCCGGAAGAGCGGCGTGTCGACGCGGCGCCCCGCGACGGTGCGCTCACGGGCGAGCGCGAACGCCGAGAGCCGCAGCATCGCTCCCTGCCCGGCGGGCTCGATCCGGAACGTGAGCCGGTACTCGCCCCCCAGCAGGTAGGACACGGATTCTCCTTCGGCGCCGCCGAGCACGGCCGAGTCGATCAGCGCGTAGTCGTTGAAGCGGAAGACCTCGCGGAGCTTGTTGCCGATCCCGCCGATCTCCTTCGAGAGATCGCCGGCCGAGGCGTCGGCGCGCGCCCGCACCATCTTCACCGCGATCGAAAAGCCGCGCGGCGGGACGTCGAACTGCGCGAGCGCCTGCCCGATCGTGTTGAGCGCCGCGGGGCGGTCCGTGATCGTGAGCGCGTTGATCTTCGGCTGGAGCAGGATCGACCCGGAGTCGGAGAGGAGCGGGCGGACGAGGAGCGTCGCTTCTTCGACGCGCTTGTAGCGGAGGACGAACACCTTGACGCCGACCGGCTCGGCGGCGAAGGCGGCGGCCGAAATGGCGATCAGTCCGGCGACGACCGCCGTCCGGAGAAGTCCCCGGCGCGGCATCTCAGAGGTCGAGGGAGCGGTCGACGATCCAGACGATCTTCGGGTCGTCCGGCGAAGCCGTGCCGGGGTTCCACTCGTAAATCGTCGCCGAAGACGGCATCGACGGCTCCTCGCTCCCGGGACGCACGATGCGGTTGGCGGCGCCCGCGATGCCGCCGGGCCCGGCCGGCCGCGCCGCGGCGATGGACACGCTCCGGCGGGCGACGGGCGCGGAGAAGGTCAGCGCGAGGAGGGCCGCGGCGCCGAGCGCGGCGGCCGAGCGCCGGGCGCGACGGGCGCCGTTGCCGCGAAGCCGGCGGTCGGCCTCGCGCACGGCGATCGCCGCCTTCACGTTCTCGAGGATCGCGCGCGTTTCCGCGTCGCCGACCGGCGGCGGAGGGGGCGCGACCGCGAAGATGAGGGTCGGGTCGGCCGC encodes:
- a CDS encoding GspE/PulE family protein, whose translation is MSARKDPLVPPIKAMSPQEEEERAIALAGKLGLPYVDLLSFRVNPELFRSVPVEWMLKYEFVPEARSDRSMTIIAADPSDVVRFDELEMLVGLPLKRKVGSRAAIAEILQKSESSQRVLDEATEDFRLQLVSENEDGEETLTIDSITQDSSPIIKLVDSIIFNAIQRRASDVHIETQEALVVIKYRIDGVLYQAMDPIDKRHHGTIISRIKVMSELDIAEKRIPQDGRFKLRVRGRTIDFRVSIMPTVHGEDAVIRILDKESANEEFRTLSLDVVGLDEPTKKRLRKFIREPYGMVLVTGPTGSGKTTTLYACLSEIQSVEDKIVTIEDPVEYQLKGITQIPVNEKKGLTFARGLRSILRHDPDKIMVGEIRDEETAQIAVQSALTGHLVFTTVHANNVVDVIGRFLNMKVDLYNFVSALNCVLAQRLVRRLCPHCKEEVTYSRDALLESGLLPNQTEGKTFYEGRGCLECNGAGFRGRMAIAELLDLSDRIRGLILEKRPASEIKSAAKEEGMIFLRDSALRKVFSGDTTLKEINKVTFVD
- a CDS encoding type II secretion system F family protein, with product MPEFVARIGWPDGGVAEESIISPDRSAARIELERRGAHVFEIKERSAALGFRLRRRRRIKMSHFLVFNQELVALLKAGLPILRSIELLLERQQNPVWKEVLTDVRDRITSGASLSEAFAAQGDIFPRLYPTSLKAGEKAGELEPVLRRYLKYQRTIVALQRKVVSTLIYPAILIAVSIGLISILMTFVIPRFTEFFSEFGSELPLLTRLVVGTATALRANIVWIVSGLAILVLVLTRYGRSERGREFFHAQLLKLWFVGGIFRRFSITQFTRSLATLLSGGTPLVPALETASEAVGNRFVSKKIAQTVPRVREGGELWRALEDTRMMTNLTIEMVKVGESSGALEEMLNSASEFYDEEIDAQLARVISFVEPAVLVFMGIVIATILMAVYLPLFTILSTMKG
- a CDS encoding zf-HC2 domain-containing protein, with product MTEACRTASARAEAYRRDRLAEAERLAFRAHLAECASCRRDAIAADPTLIFAVAPPPPPVGDAETRAILENVKAAIAVREADRRLRGNGARRARRSAAALGAAALLALTFSAPVARRSVSIAAARPAGPGGIAGAANRIVRPGSEEPSMPSSATIYEWNPGTASPDDPKIVWIVDRSLDL
- a CDS encoding secretin N-terminal domain-containing protein; this translates as MPRRGLLRTAVVAGLIAISAAAFAAEPVGVKVFVLRYKRVEEATLLVRPLLSDSGSILLQPKINALTITDRPAALNTIGQALAQFDVPPRGFSIAVKMVRARADASAGDLSKEIGGIGNKLREVFRFNDYALIDSAVLGGAEGESVSYLLGGEYRLTFRIEPAGQGAMLRLSAFALARERTVAGRRVDTPLFRTTLNVGLNQTLVLGASKEEASKKALLLILLVQENPRPGADKGTAGIAAAEKH